Proteins from a genomic interval of Pseudomonas versuta:
- a CDS encoding CheR family methyltransferase, protein MKSAPPRSLNVPQRKDLMPSHLDFPVVGIGASAGGLQAVKAFFEQMPKDCGMAFVVILHLSPDHQSMADKIIQESTRMPVLQVTATTPIEKNHVYVISPAQHLAMNDGYLAVSPSVREGGSHIAIDLFFRDLADTHKERAFCVILSGTGSDGAVGLSRIKEQGGVTLVQAPEDAEFDGMPLAAIETQMVDLVLPVVEMPQKLLDLWRNAQAIILPTANDPEIRTTPPTSERDAAVAEQLLLDILIQLRASTGHDFKHYKRATVLRRIERRLQVNAQPDLAAYYNFLQSHPNETKALLGDMLIGVTNFFRDREAFEALERDVIPNLVKSLEDAVPHREEVRIWSAGCSTGEEAYSLAMLMAEQLALDASDAKMQVFATDIDERAITHGRNGVYPEAIITDVPPTRLRQYFSKEKNQHYRVRKEIREKVLFAKHSLMADPPFSQIDLIVCRNLLIYLDREVQRDILQMFHFALRSGGYLFLGSSESVEGCLDLFVPVDKRNRIFRVRAGSTVLRRTPTMPRGGYLRSSSVPVVTETKSPSKVSFAQIHLRALERAAPPSVIVDINAEILHISEGAGRFLRYVAGELTRNLLALVHPDLRLDIRTTLFQVQQSGLPVTSRKVQVEHGDGQYLVDITALPYRDDATESDYVLVIFKETEVDPQQAGEINVNHAENQIMTNLERELQRTKLHLQDTIEQSEVSSEELKASNEEMQAVNEELRSATEELETSKEELQSINEELLTVNYELKTKVEETDKVNDYLTNLIASTDIATVFVDRNMRIRWFTPRATDIFSMLPVDTGRSLMDITHRLNYPEMAADAANVFESLSMIEREISSKNDRWYIARSLPYRSSEDHIDGTVLTFIDITKRRLAEEELRLGEERMRLVAESTHDFAIIILDDDGAIIDWNTGAELIFGYTKDEVLGAYYDLIFSPEDRTAGVPENELRAAREHGRGEDERWHVRRDGSRFYCSGEVTQLKSDSLKGYVKIARDLTGHKRIHDEQHKRLMETQTNSHLKDEFFAVMSHELKHPLNLIQLNAELLRRLPATKATGPAMKAVNTICEAVSSQARIIDDLLDVARVRTGKLKLKIQPVDLAKTLQDIHSVVLNDGHRCQITLDISLIPQKTLVVDADATRLEQVIWNLVNNALKFTPDDGRVQLVLRRVDGHAQLDVIDSGIGLTEESLDKIFDLFSQAENQHQTHQREGLGIGLSLVRQLVEAQGGQVSVHSKGLGFGCAFSVLLPLSAQHDDLRLIPQASDEDNRLAGLKVLLVDDSQDVLFVLQMLLEMEGADVKAFGDSQLALEAALTDQYDLIISDIGMPGMNGHELMRNLRKLDHLQATPSIALTGYGAASDQEKAVASGFNHHVCKPVAHESLIELINSLRSAQQ, encoded by the coding sequence ATGAAATCTGCCCCACCGCGGTCCCTGAACGTTCCGCAACGCAAGGATCTGATGCCCAGCCACCTGGACTTTCCGGTCGTGGGTATCGGTGCGTCGGCGGGCGGGCTGCAAGCGGTGAAGGCATTTTTCGAACAAATGCCCAAAGACTGCGGCATGGCCTTCGTGGTGATTCTGCATCTGTCGCCCGACCATCAAAGCATGGCCGATAAAATCATCCAGGAATCGACGCGGATGCCGGTGTTGCAAGTCACCGCCACCACACCCATCGAAAAAAACCACGTCTACGTCATCTCCCCCGCACAACATTTGGCGATGAATGATGGCTATCTGGCGGTTTCGCCTTCGGTACGCGAAGGCGGCTCGCACATTGCAATCGACCTGTTTTTTCGCGACCTGGCGGACACCCACAAGGAGCGCGCATTTTGCGTGATCCTTTCCGGTACCGGCTCCGATGGCGCAGTGGGGTTATCGCGCATCAAGGAGCAAGGCGGCGTTACGCTGGTGCAAGCGCCGGAAGACGCCGAGTTCGACGGCATGCCCCTCGCGGCCATCGAAACGCAGATGGTCGACCTGGTGCTTCCCGTAGTGGAAATGCCGCAAAAACTTCTGGACCTGTGGCGCAATGCGCAGGCGATCATCCTGCCCACCGCGAATGACCCAGAGATACGTACCACGCCCCCGACCAGTGAACGCGACGCTGCGGTCGCCGAACAGTTGCTGTTGGACATTCTGATTCAATTACGGGCCAGTACCGGCCACGATTTCAAACATTACAAGCGTGCCACGGTGTTGCGTCGTATCGAGCGCCGGTTGCAGGTTAACGCCCAGCCTGACCTGGCGGCCTACTACAACTTTCTTCAAAGCCACCCCAACGAAACCAAGGCGTTGCTGGGCGATATGCTTATCGGCGTGACCAACTTCTTCCGCGATCGCGAGGCCTTTGAAGCGCTTGAGCGTGATGTGATTCCCAACCTGGTGAAATCTCTGGAGGACGCCGTGCCCCATCGGGAAGAGGTACGTATCTGGTCGGCCGGTTGCTCCACCGGTGAAGAAGCCTACAGCCTGGCAATGCTGATGGCCGAACAACTGGCGCTGGACGCCAGCGATGCGAAAATGCAGGTGTTTGCCACCGACATTGATGAGCGGGCGATCACCCACGGGCGCAACGGCGTGTACCCCGAAGCGATCATCACCGACGTACCGCCGACGCGCTTGCGCCAGTATTTTTCCAAAGAAAAAAACCAGCACTATCGGGTGCGCAAAGAGATTCGCGAAAAGGTACTGTTTGCAAAACACAGTCTGATGGCCGACCCGCCCTTCTCGCAGATCGACCTGATTGTGTGCCGTAACCTGCTGATCTACCTCGACCGTGAGGTACAGCGCGACATCCTGCAGATGTTCCATTTCGCCCTTCGCTCCGGCGGTTACCTGTTTTTGGGCTCTTCAGAGTCGGTTGAAGGCTGCCTGGACCTGTTTGTGCCGGTGGACAAGCGCAATCGCATCTTCCGTGTGCGCGCCGGTTCGACCGTGCTGCGCCGTACACCGACGATGCCACGCGGTGGCTACCTGCGCTCCAGCTCCGTGCCGGTTGTGACTGAAACCAAGAGCCCGTCCAAGGTCTCGTTTGCGCAGATTCACCTGCGCGCCCTGGAAAGAGCCGCGCCGCCGAGCGTCATTGTCGATATCAATGCCGAAATCCTGCACATCAGCGAAGGTGCCGGGCGCTTCTTGCGTTATGTCGCCGGGGAACTGACCCGCAACCTGCTGGCGCTGGTGCATCCGGACTTGCGCCTGGATATCCGCACAACCCTGTTTCAGGTGCAGCAGTCAGGCCTGCCCGTGACGTCGCGCAAAGTGCAGGTTGAGCATGGCGACGGCCAGTATCTGGTCGACATCACTGCCCTGCCCTACAGGGACGACGCCACCGAAAGCGACTATGTGCTGGTGATCTTCAAAGAGACCGAAGTTGACCCGCAACAAGCCGGCGAGATCAATGTCAACCACGCCGAAAACCAGATAATGACCAACCTGGAGCGCGAACTGCAGCGGACCAAGCTGCACCTGCAGGACACCATCGAGCAGTCGGAAGTCTCCAGCGAGGAACTTAAGGCCTCCAATGAAGAAATGCAGGCGGTCAACGAAGAGCTGCGCTCGGCCACCGAGGAGCTAGAAACCAGCAAGGAAGAGCTGCAGTCGATCAACGAAGAGTTGCTGACCGTCAACTACGAGCTCAAAACCAAAGTGGAAGAGACCGACAAGGTCAATGACTACCTGACCAACCTGATTGCCTCCACGGACATCGCCACAGTGTTTGTCGACCGCAATATGCGTATCCGCTGGTTTACACCCCGGGCAACCGACATCTTCAGCATGCTGCCGGTCGACACCGGTCGCTCGTTGATGGACATTACCCACCGTCTCAACTACCCGGAGATGGCTGCGGACGCGGCGAATGTTTTTGAATCGCTGAGCATGATCGAGCGCGAGATCAGCAGTAAAAACGACCGTTGGTACATCGCGCGCTCACTGCCTTATCGCTCAAGCGAAGACCATATCGATGGCACCGTACTGACCTTCATCGACATCACCAAGCGTCGACTCGCAGAGGAAGAACTCCGGCTGGGCGAGGAGCGCATGCGCCTGGTGGCCGAAAGCACCCATGACTTTGCAATCATCATTCTTGATGACGATGGCGCTATTATCGATTGGAACACCGGCGCGGAACTGATATTTGGCTACACCAAGGACGAAGTGCTGGGCGCTTATTACGACTTGATCTTTTCACCCGAGGACCGCACAGCTGGCGTCCCCGAGAACGAATTGCGCGCGGCACGTGAACATGGGCGTGGAGAGGACGAGCGCTGGCACGTGCGCCGGGACGGCAGTCGCTTTTATTGCAGCGGTGAAGTCACCCAACTCAAGAGCGACAGCCTGAAAGGCTACGTCAAGATTGCCCGCGATCTCACCGGCCATAAACGCATTCATGATGAGCAACATAAGCGGCTCATGGAAACCCAGACGAACAGCCATCTCAAGGACGAGTTTTTCGCTGTGATGTCCCACGAGCTGAAACACCCGTTGAACCTGATTCAACTGAATGCCGAGTTGCTGCGCCGCCTGCCTGCCACCAAAGCCACAGGGCCGGCGATGAAAGCGGTCAATACCATCTGCGAAGCGGTCTCCAGCCAGGCGCGCATTATTGACGACCTGCTGGATGTGGCAAGGGTGCGCACCGGCAAGCTAAAGCTGAAGATACAGCCTGTTGACCTGGCCAAGACACTTCAGGACATCCACAGCGTGGTGCTTAACGATGGCCACCGTTGTCAGATCACGCTGGATATCTCCTTGATACCGCAGAAAACGCTGGTCGTTGATGCCGATGCTACGCGGCTTGAGCAAGTGATTTGGAACTTGGTCAACAACGCACTGAAATTCACCCCGGACGATGGACGCGTTCAGTTAGTACTGCGCCGCGTAGATGGGCATGCGCAGCTGGACGTCATCGACAGTGGCATCGGCCTGACCGAAGAAAGCCTGGATAAGATTTTCGACCTGTTCAGCCAGGCGGAAAACCAGCACCAGACGCATCAGCGTGAAGGCCTCGGGATCGGACTGTCACTGGTACGCCAATTGGTTGAGGCTCAAGGTGGTCAGGTGAGCGTGCACTCCAAGGGGCTGGGCTTCGGCTGCGCATTCTCGGTGCTGTTGCCCCTGAGCGCGCAGCATGATGATTTGCGGCTCATCCCGCAGGCCTCAGATGAGGATAACCGTCTCGCTGGATTGAAAGTTCTCCTGGTCGATGACTCCCAAGACGTGCTGTTTGTGCTGCAGATGTTGCTTGAAATGGAAGGTGCCGACGTGAAGGCCTTCGGCGATTCACAGCTGGCGCTTGAAGCCGCTCTCACCGACCAGTACGACCTGATTATTTCGGACATAGGGATGCCGGGCATGAACGGACATGAATTGATGAGGAACCTTCGCAAGCTGGATCACCTGCAGGCGACGCCGTCCATTGCACTGACAGGTTATGGCGCCGCGAGCGATCAGGAAAAAGCTGTTGCCTCAGGCTTTAACCATCACGTCTGCAAGCCGGTGGCTCATGAGTCGTTAATCGAACTGATCAACAGTTTGCGCAGCGCGCAACAATGA
- a CDS encoding cytochrome c3 family protein has translation MTQIFRRSADTWLRVGLLLLIVGLSGGLLVALTLEGTDYRTGRNWVVEQPLPFSHAHHAGELKIDCRYCHSAVQSSAIASLPPTETCMSCHSQVWKNADVLAPLRMSLREHEPMHWQRVVELPDYVYFHHGVHVNAGVGCSECHGQVDRMQLMFKAQPLNMGQCLACHRDPAPHLRPVDQVTNMQWRTDEDRRALGERLMKAHPIEIRGLTDCGTCHR, from the coding sequence ATGACGCAGATTTTCAGGCGCTCAGCCGACACTTGGTTGCGCGTGGGACTGCTGCTGCTGATCGTCGGCCTCTCGGGAGGCTTGCTTGTGGCATTGACCCTGGAGGGCACCGACTACCGCACCGGGCGTAATTGGGTGGTTGAACAGCCCTTGCCCTTCAGTCATGCCCACCACGCGGGCGAGCTGAAGATTGACTGTCGCTACTGCCACAGCGCGGTCCAGTCCTCGGCTATCGCCAGCCTGCCGCCCACCGAAACCTGTATGAGCTGTCATTCCCAGGTCTGGAAAAACGCCGACGTGCTGGCGCCGTTGCGCATGAGCCTGCGCGAGCATGAGCCGATGCACTGGCAGCGCGTGGTCGAGCTGCCGGACTACGTATACTTCCATCACGGCGTGCATGTAAACGCTGGTGTTGGCTGTAGCGAATGCCACGGCCAGGTCGACCGTATGCAACTGATGTTCAAAGCCCAACCTCTGAACATGGGCCAGTGCCTGGCCTGTCACCGCGACCCGGCACCGCACCTGCGGCCGGTGGATCAGGTGACCAATATGCAATGGCGTACCGATGAGGATCGCCGCGCGCTGGGTGAGCGGCTGATGAAAGCGCACCCTATTGAAATCCGAGGTCTGACCGACTGCGGGACGTGCCACCGCTGA
- a CDS encoding 4Fe-4S dicluster domain-containing protein: MGETLSATPRLTAVQQHWVDAAAAALKAHPGRGFVGVSPQAPEALQAQVMHLNQRLGHPDWQVPSLLGYAQERRWDPLGQLNRELAAGRVTHLVMLDCNPLQTSQLVPDLEQVPFRLHAGLYYDESAAQCHWHLPLNHALEGWSDARAADGSACIVQPLIEPMYATRTLHQVVDMLLNAAEVDAHQLVRATWAPIPETQWRQALADGWIEPAAPPIEVTAAPAATPALTDIAGLQAVIRPDPTVWDGRFANCGWLQELPKPISTLTWSNVIGLSPRQAEQLGLGNGDGVEVTLADQTVRGPVWIEPGQADEVIALYAGYGRTHVGRVGNHLGYAVRPLEQLSVGATLRATGEHYRLAATQTHHQLPGNDEPLIRVVARDAPRLPTESIPVSLYSPAADSGPQWGMVIDLDLCTGCNACVVACQAENNIAVVGADQVAQGRILHWLRIDHYYQGPLETPRSRFQPLPCMHCEQAPCETGCPVNATVHSRDGLNEMVYNRCIGTRTCASYCPYKVRRFNWLDYSADAAPSLQAQRNPEVTVRARGVMEKCTYCIQRISSARIDDKQQGGDFDTSGVVTACQQTCPSQAIRFGDIADPASAVSQARRDPRHYRLLEALGTRPRTSYLAQIEEEGAADEH; the protein is encoded by the coding sequence TTGGGCGAAACGCTTTCGGCCACGCCGCGCTTGACGGCGGTGCAGCAGCATTGGGTTGACGCGGCCGCGGCCGCGCTCAAGGCGCATCCCGGCCGAGGGTTCGTCGGCGTCAGCCCTCAAGCGCCCGAGGCGCTGCAGGCGCAGGTCATGCACCTGAACCAGCGTCTCGGCCATCCGGACTGGCAGGTGCCGAGCCTGCTGGGCTATGCGCAGGAACGCCGCTGGGATCCGCTGGGCCAGCTGAATCGCGAACTGGCAGCGGGGCGCGTGACCCACTTGGTCATGCTTGATTGCAACCCGCTGCAGACTTCACAGCTTGTGCCCGACCTGGAGCAGGTGCCGTTCCGCCTGCACGCCGGACTCTATTACGACGAAAGCGCCGCGCAATGCCACTGGCACCTGCCACTCAACCATGCGCTGGAGGGCTGGAGTGACGCCCGCGCGGCAGACGGCAGCGCCTGCATTGTGCAGCCGCTGATCGAACCGATGTACGCGACCCGTACGCTGCATCAGGTGGTCGACATGCTGCTCAACGCCGCCGAGGTTGATGCCCACCAATTAGTCCGCGCCACGTGGGCGCCTATCCCCGAGACTCAATGGCGCCAGGCTTTGGCAGACGGCTGGATCGAACCGGCTGCGCCGCCCATAGAAGTCACCGCCGCGCCAGCGGCAACGCCCGCGTTGACCGATATTGCCGGCCTGCAGGCGGTCATCCGCCCGGACCCGACGGTGTGGGACGGGCGTTTCGCCAATTGCGGGTGGCTGCAGGAATTGCCCAAGCCGATCAGTACCCTCACCTGGAGCAACGTGATCGGGCTTTCGCCGCGCCAGGCGGAGCAGTTGGGCCTTGGCAATGGTGACGGCGTTGAAGTAACCCTGGCCGACCAGACTGTGCGCGGGCCCGTGTGGATCGAGCCGGGGCAGGCCGACGAGGTCATCGCTTTGTACGCCGGTTATGGCCGAACCCACGTCGGGCGTGTCGGCAATCACCTCGGCTACGCCGTCAGGCCGCTCGAACAGCTGTCCGTCGGCGCGACCCTGCGTGCCACGGGCGAGCATTATCGGTTGGCCGCAACGCAGACCCATCACCAACTCCCAGGCAATGACGAGCCGCTCATCCGCGTGGTCGCGCGCGATGCGCCGCGACTGCCCACCGAATCGATTCCGGTGTCGCTCTACAGCCCGGCCGCCGACAGTGGCCCGCAATGGGGCATGGTCATCGACCTGGACCTGTGCACTGGCTGCAACGCCTGTGTCGTCGCCTGCCAGGCCGAGAACAACATCGCGGTGGTCGGCGCCGACCAGGTCGCCCAAGGCCGCATCCTGCACTGGCTTCGCATCGACCATTACTACCAGGGCCCGCTGGAGACCCCGCGCTCACGCTTCCAGCCGTTGCCTTGCATGCATTGCGAGCAGGCGCCCTGCGAAACCGGTTGCCCGGTGAATGCCACGGTGCACAGTCGCGATGGTCTGAACGAGATGGTCTACAACCGTTGCATCGGCACGCGCACGTGTGCCTCCTATTGCCCGTACAAAGTCCGCCGCTTCAATTGGCTGGACTACAGCGCCGATGCGGCGCCGTCGCTCCAGGCCCAGCGCAACCCCGAGGTGACGGTGCGCGCCCGGGGTGTCATGGAAAAATGTACCTACTGCATCCAGCGCATCAGCAGTGCGCGGATTGACGACAAGCAGCAAGGTGGCGACTTCGACACCTCAGGCGTGGTCACCGCCTGCCAACAGACGTGCCCCAGCCAGGCCATCCGTTTTGGCGACATTGCCGACCCGGCGAGCGCCGTCAGCCAGGCGCGCCGGGACCCACGCCATTACCGCCTGCTCGAAGCCCTCGGCACGCGACCGCGCACCAGCTACCTGGCGCAGATCGAAGAGGAGGGCGCGGCCGATGAGCACTGA
- a CDS encoding DUF6555 family protein → MKTNELFTISYQLYGERKSFILRAPRMDNVEAWHWASCDAGVAVIPKFAQQKVKRVSKPMAEKYGITDVRWSGAAEIQWAEDFTQ, encoded by the coding sequence ATGAAAACCAACGAATTATTTACGATCAGCTACCAACTGTACGGTGAGCGCAAGTCGTTCATCCTGCGGGCACCACGCATGGATAACGTTGAGGCGTGGCATTGGGCCAGCTGCGACGCCGGCGTCGCGGTCATACCCAAATTTGCCCAGCAAAAAGTTAAACGTGTCTCTAAACCGATGGCAGAAAAATACGGCATCACTGACGTGCGCTGGAGTGGTGCGGCAGAGATCCAGTGGGCGGAGGATTTCACCCAATGA
- a CDS encoding zinc-binding dehydrogenase yields MQVYVAKTFELEEAVYALDYLANGHVHGKVVLHISEEAV; encoded by the coding sequence GTGCAAGTGTATGTGGCCAAGACCTTTGAACTGGAAGAGGCCGTATACGCGCTGGACTACCTTGCCAACGGACACGTGCACGGCAAGGTTGTGTTGCACATCAGTGAGGAGGCGGTATGA
- a CDS encoding NADP-dependent oxidoreductase, whose translation MSTEPLLHDTAHFLPKDLSDQQVSRQVFGPLQQFPRRVAWRWLFGVGVGVVLLLVYLGSVAVLLAKGVGMWGNNQPVQWGFAEYSRVPAEHLALIPEGLDWPSAAGVPLAGHTAWQALVEHGQVEQGQKVLIHGGTGGVGHFAVQFAKVKGAEVYATASTDSLPFLRELGVDRAIDYKTERFEDICKDFDLVIDLIGGNTQARSGQVLGEGGRLVSTLTMPDAHHPQAAGKTGTRFTAEPRGEN comes from the coding sequence ATGAGCACTGAGCCGTTGCTGCACGACACCGCGCATTTCTTGCCCAAAGACCTGAGTGACCAGCAGGTGTCGCGCCAGGTGTTCGGGCCGCTGCAACAGTTCCCACGGCGTGTGGCCTGGCGCTGGTTGTTTGGCGTCGGCGTCGGCGTCGTGCTGTTACTGGTCTACCTGGGCTCGGTCGCGGTGTTGTTGGCCAAGGGCGTGGGCATGTGGGGCAATAACCAGCCGGTGCAGTGGGGCTTTGCCGAGTACTCGCGGGTGCCTGCCGAGCATCTGGCGCTGATCCCTGAAGGCCTCGATTGGCCGTCCGCTGCCGGCGTGCCGCTGGCCGGGCATACCGCCTGGCAAGCCTTGGTCGAGCATGGCCAGGTCGAGCAGGGGCAGAAGGTACTGATCCATGGGGGCACCGGTGGCGTCGGCCATTTCGCGGTGCAATTTGCCAAGGTCAAAGGCGCCGAAGTCTATGCCACCGCATCCACTGACAGCTTGCCGTTCCTGCGCGAGCTGGGCGTCGACCGCGCCATTGATTACAAGACTGAACGGTTCGAGGACATCTGCAAGGACTTTGACCTGGTCATCGATTTGATCGGCGGCAACACCCAAGCGCGTTCAGGGCAGGTGCTTGGCGAGGGCGGGCGATTGGTCTCGACCCTGACCATGCCCGATGCGCACCATCCCCAGGCAGCAGGCAAGACCGGCACGCGGTTCACTGCCGAACCGCGCGGTGAGAACTGA
- a CDS encoding SDR family oxidoreductase: MSNYPKPPFKPQQQAVPGAQYRMDPQPDCGEKTYKGSGRLANKIALITGADSGIGRAVAIAFAREGADVAISYLDEHEDAKETARWVEAAGRQCVLLPGDLSRQPHCAAIVNDTVEAFGRIDILVNNAAFQMTHETLEEISDEEWVKTFDVNVTAMFRICKAALPHMAEGSSIINTSSVNSDAPNPTLLCYATTKGAIANFTAGLAQLLGKRGIRVNSVAPGPIWTPLIVSTMPEESVKNFGGNTPLGRPGQPVEVAPIYVLLASDEGSYISGERYGVTGGKPIL; this comes from the coding sequence ATGAGCAACTACCCAAAACCACCGTTCAAACCCCAACAGCAAGCGGTGCCCGGCGCGCAATACCGGATGGACCCGCAACCCGATTGTGGTGAAAAAACCTATAAGGGTTCAGGCCGTCTGGCGAACAAAATAGCCTTGATCACCGGCGCCGACAGCGGCATCGGCCGAGCCGTCGCCATTGCCTTCGCACGTGAAGGTGCGGACGTAGCAATCTCCTACCTGGACGAGCACGAGGACGCTAAGGAAACCGCGCGCTGGGTCGAAGCGGCCGGCCGCCAGTGCGTGCTTTTGCCGGGTGATTTGAGCCGCCAGCCGCACTGCGCGGCCATCGTGAATGACACGGTAGAAGCCTTCGGCCGCATAGACATTCTGGTCAACAACGCAGCCTTTCAGATGACCCACGAAACCCTGGAGGAAATTTCTGACGAGGAATGGGTGAAGACTTTCGACGTCAACGTCACCGCCATGTTTCGGATCTGCAAGGCTGCGCTGCCCCATATGGCCGAGGGCAGTTCGATCATTAACACCAGCTCGGTCAACTCCGATGCGCCCAACCCGACCCTGTTGTGTTACGCAACCACCAAGGGCGCCATCGCCAATTTCACGGCAGGCCTGGCGCAGTTGCTCGGCAAGCGCGGGATCCGCGTCAACAGCGTCGCGCCGGGGCCTATCTGGACACCTCTGATCGTGTCGACGATGCCTGAAGAGTCAGTGAAGAATTTCGGTGGCAATACGCCCCTGGGTCGCCCAGGCCAACCGGTCGAAGTGGCGCCGATTTATGTGCTGCTGGCATCCGACGAGGGCAGTTACATCTCCGGCGAACGCTACGGCGTGACGGGCGGTAAGCCGATTCTCTGA
- a CDS encoding TAT-variant-translocated molybdopterin oxidoreductase, protein MPPLSAPLDFTALRGQLAGLKGQAYWRGLEALAASPETQALMEAEFSGAAPLMDRRSFLQLMAASLAMAGLAACGKTPEQAVTAVNQPVSLTPGVAAW, encoded by the coding sequence GTGCCACCGCTGAGCGCGCCACTGGATTTCACCGCCTTGCGCGGGCAACTGGCCGGGCTCAAGGGCCAGGCCTATTGGCGCGGGCTTGAGGCCCTAGCGGCGTCCCCCGAGACCCAAGCGCTGATGGAAGCGGAGTTTTCGGGAGCGGCACCGTTGATGGACCGCCGAAGCTTCCTGCAACTGATGGCGGCCAGCCTCGCCATGGCCGGGCTGGCCGCGTGCGGCAAAACCCCGGAACAGGCCGTTACGGCGGTTAACCAACCGGTTTCACTGACACCGGGTGTCGCCGCCTGGTAG
- a CDS encoding thiamine pyrophosphate-requiring protein encodes MTTTVGDFLVERLAQWGVTRIFGYPGDGINGVFGALSRANGKIEFIQARHEEMAAFMASAHAKFTGELGVCIATSGPGASHLITGLYDARMDHMPVLAIVGQQARAALGGHYQQELDLVSMFKDVAGAFVQQASVPSQVRHLIDRAVRTAVGERRVTAIILPNDLQEAAYEPPARAHGTVHSGVGYSKPKVVPYDADLQRAADVLNAGKKVAILVGAGALAATDQVIAVAEALGAGAAKALLGKAVLPDDLPWVTGSIGLLGTEPSYKLMTECDTLLMIGSGFPYAEFLPKEGQARGVQIDLQPDMLSLRYPMEVNLLGDAAETLSALLPLLEHKTTRTWRKKVEGWRASWEKTLEKRALAKAKPINPQRVVYELSPRLPDHAIITSDSGSCANWYARDLKIRRGMQCSLSGGLASMGAAVPYAIAAKFAHPQQTVIALVGDGAMQMNNMAELITVAKYWGQWQSPKWICAVFNNEDLNQVTWEQRVMEGDPKFEASQNIPDVPYHLFAISLGLKGIFVEREEDVASAWEEALASDVPVLIEFKTDPNVPPLPPHIKLEQAKKFASTLLQGDPDEAGVIVQTAKQVLASVLPGRAKP; translated from the coding sequence ATGACAACGACAGTAGGTGACTTTCTGGTTGAACGGCTTGCCCAGTGGGGCGTCACGCGGATTTTTGGTTATCCGGGTGACGGCATCAACGGCGTGTTTGGTGCCTTGAGTCGCGCTAACGGCAAGATCGAGTTCATCCAGGCCCGTCACGAAGAAATGGCCGCGTTCATGGCTTCGGCCCACGCTAAATTTACTGGCGAGCTTGGGGTATGCATTGCCACCTCTGGGCCGGGTGCGTCGCATTTGATCACTGGACTGTATGACGCGCGTATGGACCACATGCCGGTGCTGGCCATTGTCGGGCAACAGGCCCGGGCAGCGCTGGGCGGCCATTACCAGCAAGAGCTGGACCTGGTCTCGATGTTCAAGGACGTGGCCGGCGCCTTTGTGCAACAGGCCTCGGTGCCGTCGCAGGTGCGCCACCTGATTGACCGTGCGGTACGCACCGCCGTCGGCGAGCGTCGGGTCACTGCGATCATTTTGCCCAACGACTTGCAGGAAGCTGCCTACGAGCCGCCCGCCAGGGCCCATGGCACGGTGCATTCCGGAGTGGGCTACAGCAAACCCAAGGTCGTGCCCTATGACGCCGACCTGCAGCGCGCGGCGGACGTACTCAATGCCGGCAAAAAAGTTGCAATTTTGGTCGGCGCCGGGGCACTAGCGGCGACTGATCAGGTGATCGCCGTGGCCGAAGCATTGGGCGCAGGCGCCGCCAAGGCCTTGCTCGGCAAGGCGGTGTTGCCCGATGACTTGCCGTGGGTGACCGGCAGCATCGGCCTGCTCGGCACCGAACCCAGCTACAAGTTGATGACCGAATGCGACACGTTGTTGATGATCGGCTCGGGTTTTCCCTATGCCGAGTTCCTGCCCAAGGAAGGCCAGGCGCGCGGCGTGCAGATTGACCTGCAACCCGACATGCTGAGCCTGCGCTACCCGATGGAGGTGAACTTGCTCGGCGATGCGGCCGAAACCCTATCCGCACTGCTGCCGCTGCTGGAACACAAGACCACGCGTACCTGGCGCAAAAAGGTCGAAGGCTGGCGCGCAAGCTGGGAGAAAACTCTGGAGAAACGCGCCCTGGCCAAGGCCAAGCCGATCAACCCACAGCGCGTGGTATACGAACTTTCGCCGCGCTTGCCCGACCACGCGATTATCACCAGCGACTCCGGCTCCTGCGCCAACTGGTATGCGCGTGATCTGAAGATCCGCCGAGGCATGCAGTGTTCGCTGTCCGGCGGCCTGGCGTCGATGGGCGCCGCCGTGCCCTATGCGATTGCGGCCAAATTCGCCCATCCGCAGCAAACGGTGATCGCGCTGGTAGGCGATGGCGCGATGCAAATGAACAACATGGCCGAGTTGATCACCGTCGCCAAATACTGGGGGCAGTGGCAGAGCCCGAAATGGATCTGCGCAGTCTTCAACAACGAGGACTTGAATCAGGTCACCTGGGAGCAACGGGTGATGGAAGGCGACCCCAAGTTCGAGGCCTCGCAGAACATTCCCGACGTGCCTTACCACCTGTTTGCGATCTCGCTGGGGCTCAAGGGCATTTTCGTCGAGCGCGAAGAAGACGTCGCGTCGGCCTGGGAGGAAGCGCTCGCCTCGGATGTGCCGGTGTTGATCGAGTTCAAGACCGACCCCAACGTGCCGCCGCTGCCACCGCATATCAAGCTGGAACAAGCGAAGAAATTTGCTTCCACGCTGCTCCAGGGCGATCCGGATGAGGCCGGGGTGATTGTGCAAACTGCCAAGCAAGTGCTGGCGAGTGTCTTGCCGGGGCGCGCGAAGCCTTAG